A stretch of Mastacembelus armatus chromosome 1, fMasArm1.2, whole genome shotgun sequence DNA encodes these proteins:
- the LOC113127950 gene encoding uncharacterized protein LOC113127950 gives MATQWWLAVTLALFLSAGNTLAAVDQNQLAGIVNNILNRFRPSYTTQDGNVKRPMFSVAVAVPFNSQTQRFDMNLVCDDGQTVRDSITQNCDVYEGQRVVAATVLRWPDVSDQCPNAGVQWTDVLRRCGKQSMTWAEVQNNCPGAVSNGRADHSEYRTLRSFNTLVSKRNENDLLVFYVYASPCGNRCANPDDTRNILNLIRSIKGWKNYVFVFSKVFKPRDGSTIPDSDLKEAVSQVGGSIGLGNIFRCDGSAGSIECTSCSTGGDVTQYCYKDNPQPGPSGLG, from the exons ATGGCGACTCAGTGGTGGTTGGCTGTGACACTGGCCCTGTTCCTGTCTGCTGGGAACACTCTGGCTGCTGTGGACCAGAACCAACTGGCAGGAATCGTCAACAACATACTGAACAG GTTCAGGCCGAGCTACACCACTCAGGATGGAAATGT AAAAAGGCCCATGTTCAGTGTGGCTGTAGCCGTCCCCTTCAACAGTCAGACCCAGAGGTTTGATATGAACCTGGTCTGTGACGACGGTCAAACTGTGAGGGATTCGATTACTCAGAATTGTGACGTGTACGAGGGCCAGAGGGTGGTGGCAGCTACGGTTCTGAGGTGGCCTGATGTGTCGGACCAGTGTCCTAATGCAGGTGTGCAATGGACTGATGTTCTGAGAAGATGTGGTAAACAGTCTATGACATGGGCTGAAGTTCAGAATAACTGCCCTGGGGCAGTTTCCAATGGCAGAGCAGATCATTCAGAGTACCGTACTCTACGGAGTTTCAACACCTTGGTCAGCAAACgcaatgaaaatgatttattggtgttttatgtttatgccTCCCCATGTGGGAACAGATGTGCAAATCCAGACGACACTAGAAACATTCTCAACCTCATCAGGTCCATTAAGGGTTGGAAgaattatgtgtttgtgttttctaaagtCTTCAAGCCCCGTGATGGCTCCACCATACCTGACTCAGACCTAAAGGAGGCTGTTTCCCAGGTTGGAGGCTCGATCGGCCTTGGCAACATTTTCCGTTGTGACGGATCAGCAGGTTCGATAGAGTGTACCAGCTGCTCCACTGGTGGTGACGTGACACAATACTGTTACAAAGACAACCCACAACCAGGTCCCTCTGGTTTAGGTTAA
- the LOC113128040 gene encoding uncharacterized protein LOC113128040 produces MATLSWMAVTLALFLSAGNTLAAVDQNQLAGIVNDILNRYRPIQAQNPKRPMFSVAVAVPFNSQTQRFDMTLVPDDGQTVRNSILQNCAVYEGQRVVAATVLRWPEVVKQCPTALVPWTDVLEKCCRQSMTWADVKNNCPEAVSKGRADHAEYRTLQRLSTLVSKRNENDLLVFYVYASPCAGRCANESDDRNILGLIPSVKKWDNYAFVFSKPHLHDTAESVKEALTKFGNLIGLSNISRCDRSSSSDQMECTSCSQGNNVAGYCVSDNTSSNVGRNQDKSSSPTGNNNANESGGEQYRRRGGRHF; encoded by the exons ATGGCGACTCTGAGCTGGATGGCTGTGACACTGGCCCTGTTCCTGTCTGCTGGGAACACTCTGGCTGCTGTGGACCAGAACCAACTGGCAGGAATCGTCAACGACATACTGAACAG GTACAGGCCGATTCAGGCTCAAAACCC AAAAAGGCCCATGTTCAGTGTGGCTGTAGCCGTCCCCTTCAACAGTCAGACCCAGAGGTTTGATATGACTCTAGTCCCTGACGACGGTCAAACTGTGAGGAATTCGATTCTTCAGAATTGTGCTGTGTACGAGGGTCAGAGGGTGGTGGCAGCTACGGTTCTGAGGTGGCCTGAAGTTGTGAAACAATGTCCTACAGCACTAGTACCATGGACTGATGTTCTGGAAAAATGTTGTAGACAGTCTATGACATGGGCTGACGTTAAGAATAACTGCCCTGAGGCAGTTTCCAAAGGCAGAGCAGATCATGCAGAGTACCGTACTCTACAGCGCCTCAGCACCTTGGTCAGCAAACgtaatgaaaatgatttattggTGTTTTACGTTTATGCCTCCCCATGTGCAGGCAGATGTGCAAATGAATCAGATGACAGGAATATTTTAGGTCTCATTCCGTCTGTTAAGAAATGGGATAactatgcttttgttttttctaaaccTCACCTGCACGACACAGCAGAGTCTGTAAAGGAGGCTCTTACAAAGTTTGGGAATTTGATTGGTCTTAGTAACATTTCCCGTTGTGACAGATCAAGCTCCTCAGATCAGATGGAGTGCACCAGCTGCTCTCAAGGTAATAATGTGGCAGGTTATTGTGTCTCAGATAATACAAGTTCAAATGTGGGCAGAAACCAAGACAAGTCTTCCTCGCCAACTGGAAATAATAATGCCAACGAAAGCGGAGGTGAACAATACAGGAGGAGGGGTGGGAGACA cttctga
- the LOC113128041 gene encoding protocadherin Fat 4, whose translation MVVSEQSASSHRGSQGGPVLSASSFPSKHEPCPLSVPEGTSTINCAGGGTKDLGAVDEGYTGDVELVNGISAGTGVKLVPHIFVAHLEFLELSFTLGDTTATVRTKKPLDADALAATDSTLYYSVMCDGPIKYNNTRTLKLNDLNDNRPVFTQRLYSATVSETKHLETEVLRVTAVDADSSPANNRVTYSTETVSEDFTMNSAGAFILKRRLNYNLIQQYSFTVVAQDNGGLNDTAAVLIHVDDFDNLNPYFSHNLYQAFIPENQVGAFRTIQPEEIKAQDGDTGINMTVTYSISAVSPEKFQSSFSIDSHSGALTVVTAIDRDRMDSAVISVSIKAAQTDDSMKTADAVVSVTVEDVNDNSPEFDQPDYTVTLVENSPVDAVVFRAIVSDVDQGGFVGTLRIIPESAPFSVSSDGTVRVKNSTALDREATESITFQIEARETNPPNNVATAQVSVSLLDENDNSPVFTSNEYEGKVFANQTVGMVLVQVKADDPDADVNGQITYSIDFGNNDGYFLINEDTGEISLAKTIPLVENRILEFPLYIRARDGGITPRSSSAQVNIRAPGNSKPQFIQEVYHGTIEEEQEPGVLILKVSFLAIDNEIPVTLQVETESDKFAISPSGEFTTKVKLDYDEGAHNYSVEISISDGVSNDRAVVDVRVTDVNDNSPVFASDSVTKSVPEDTEVGSNVTAVPATDKDSSFNKELRYSLRGGEGRFSVDPVSAMVTVAGALDREAKAEYNLLLVAEDQGRPARSATATLLVQVSDINDNVPEFSEAEYEAEVLETEAVGTSLLTLSAADPDEGANGRVSYSIFQQSPSSHPDVFELDSSSGTLRLAQPLDYSEVKVYRLKVQASDGGTPSLIGNGSVVVKVKDVNNNPPEFSKESYDVAVPENLANGASILRLEVTDRDEGGFAGTLQILPESTPFSIGSDGTITVTDSTALDREATERITFQVEAREATPPNHVTTANVNVTLLDENDNSPEFTSNKYTGRVFTNQTEGMFVVKVEADDPDAGVNGQIKYSIDFGNLNNYFSIDEDSGTITLTKIIRVEAHKTLELLLFITARDGGVVSRSASAQVEILAVGDSRPKFTQRTYSGTTEEEREPGTMIVKVDFLATGEIPVTLQVETESDKFAISPSGEFTTKVKLDYDEGPHNYSVEISISDGVSSDRAVVEVRVTDVNDNSPVFASDSVTKSVPEDAEVGSNVTAVPATDKDSSFNKELRYSLRGGEGRFSVDPVSAMVTVAGALDRETKAEYNLLLVAEDQGRPARSATATLLVQVSDINDNVPKFSEAEYEAEVLETEAVGTSLLTLSAVDPDDGANGRVSYSIFQQSPSSDPAVFELDSSSGTLRLAQPLDYSEVKVYRLKVQASDGGTPSLIGNGSVVVKVKDVNNNPPEFSKESYDVAVPENLASGASILRLEVTDRDEGGFSSGFFLYANDTFDINKQGVVSLRTDATLDRETRDSYLLQVVAVDQVSDGLRATAQLNITVLDYNDNTPQFPGIPDPLWIPEGQYSEESPGNIFTITATDADLGLNGEVTLSLPSPHPLFRFREDGTLLAVGALDRESRETYDLVVKASDKGDPQRENVTTVTVRLTDVNDNRPEFSFSSYVSSVLLKDAEEGKLLLTLEATDRDAGNNSLISYSFSAGSSPYLALNSETGAVTLTSDLADVTEDTTLELTAMAKDHGLPPLNSTARVVVNLRLVSLVEGVAFQSPSYNFSLPENQVTGATVGRVWASSGSHLYDVTYTLKTHTDLFSVDASGAIQTKSPLDKEKEEWYFLDVEAVDTRTPPTSAVTMVRVQVEDVNEAPQFPSEPYKASVFSIAPYKTPVVHVKASDPDMGDEGQLVYSLSADSPYFDMDPSSGLVYVVSAAGLAGNTAAVEVKATDPGGLVATTTVEVVVWGGASSNDVVTMSLNQPANTVEKKAPELEKSLGAALSWTVKILGVWSSDGGTIESRAAVRTLLSFIAVDGEEVVSAEDVTKKLQSQSDAVRAELIKLFGEELHFNVEAKPESPAPDQAGVIALGVMLALSILGLILTTVFIIRLKRNQKHQDSDKELFAIDQHAEVFTTWSQETPETSEQGQTGSQEVREEGKQTDSGI comes from the exons ATGGTCGTCTCAGAGCAGTCTGCCTCGTCCCACCGAGGCTCTCAGGGCGGCCCA GTGCTGAGCGCTTCATCTTTCCCCTCCAAACATGAACCttgtcctctctctgtccctgaAGGTACTTCCACCATAAATTGTGCAGGTGGTGGGACCAAAGACCTTGGTGCAGTGGATGAAGGATATACAG GGGATGTGGAGCTGGTCAACGGGATCTCAGCGGGAACCGGTGTGAAGCTGGTGCCGCACATCTTCGTCGCCCACCTGGAGTTTCTGGAGCTGAGCTTCACGCTCGGCGACACCACCGCAACCGTTCGCACCAAGAAGCCGCTGGACGCAGACGCCCTGGCAGCT ACTGACAGCACCTTGTATTACTCCGTCATGTGTGACGGTCCTATTAAG TACAACAACACTCGGACACTGAAACTCAACGATCTGAATGACAACAGGCCGGTGTTCACGCAGAGACTCTACAGCGCCACAGTCTCAGAG ACGAAACATCTGGAGACAGAGGTTCTTCGAGTGACGGCCGTGGACGCAGACAGCTCCCCGGCCAACAACAGAGTCACATACTCCACT GAAACAGTTTCAGAAGACTTTACGATGAACAGCGcaggggcttttattttgaagagacGCCTGAACTACAATTTAATCCAGCAGTACAGCTTCACCGTGGTTGCTCAG GATAACGGGGGGCTGAACGACACGGCCGCCGTCCTCATtcacgttgatgattttgacaACTTGAACCCGTATTTCAGCCACAACCTGTACCAGGCCTTCATTCCAGAGAACCAG GTTGGGGCTTTCCGTACCATCCAGCCTGAGGAGATCAAGGCCCAGGATGGAGACACTGGAATCAACATGACTGTAACTTACAGCATCAGTGCAG tGTCTCCAGAGAAGTTTCAGAGCAGCTTCAGCATCGACTCACACAGCGGAGCTCTGACTGTGGTGACCGCCATCGACCGAGACCGGATGGACTCTGCAGTGATTTCTGTCAGCATCAAG GCGGCTCAGACAGACGACAGCATGAAGACGGCTGATGCTGTGGTGTCCGTCACAGTTGAGGATGTGAATGATAATAGTCCGGAGTTTGACCAGCCTGACTACACCGTGACGCTGGTGGAAAACTCTCCTGTTGATGCTGTTGTATTCAGAGCCATTGTCTCTGACGTGGACCAG GGAGGATTTGTGGGAACTTTGCGGATCATACCAGAATCAGCTCCTTTCTCTGTCAGCTCTGATGGGACTGTAAGAGTGAAGAACTCCACAGCTCTGGATAGAGAGGCCACTGAAAGCATCACATTTCAG ATTGAAGCGAGGGAGACAAATCCACCCAACAATGTTGCAACAGCACAAGTCAGCGTCAGTCTCCTGGATGAGAACGACAACAGTCCTGTATTCACCAGCAACGAGTACGAGGGGAAAGTGTTTGCAAATCAGACAGTGGGAATGGTGCTGGTCCAG GTTAAAGCAGATGACCCAGATGCTGATGTAAATGGGCAAATCACATATTCGATTGACTTTGGGAATAACGACGGCTACTTTTTGATcaatgaagacactggagagatCTCACTGGCTAAAACCATTCCGCTGGTGGAAAACCGGATTTTGGAGTTTCCTCTCTACATAAGAGCTCGAGATG GGGGCATCACACCCCGCTCCTCCTCGGCACAGGTGAACATTCGGGCTCCTGGTAACTCAAAACCACAATTTATTCAAGAAGTGTACCATGGCACCAttgaagaagagcaagaaccaggAGTTTTAATTCTTAAG GTTAGCTTCCTCGCAATAGACAATGAGATTCCTGTGACTCTCCAAGTTGAGACCGAGTCTGACAAGTTCGCTATCTCCCCCAGTGGTGAGTTCACCACCAAAGTGAAGCTCGACTATGACGAGGGCGCGCACAACTACTCTGTGGAAATCTCCATCTCTGACGGGGTCTCCAATGACAGGGCAGTCGTGGACGTTCGAGTCACTGACGTCAATGACAACAGTCCAGTTTTTGCCTCTGATTCTGTCACAAAATCAGTCCCTGAGGACACAGAGGTAGGATCCAATGTGACTGCAGTTCCAGctacagacaaagacagcagcttCAACAAGGAGCTCCGATACTCGTTGAGAGGAGGCGAGGGGAGGTTCTCTGTTGACCCCGTGTCTGCCATGGTGACTGTGGCTGGGGCCCTTGATAGGGAGGCCAAGGCAGAGTACAATCTGCTTCTGGTGGCTGAAGATCAGGGGCGTCCGGCCAGGTCGGCTACAGCCACCCTGCTGGTCCAGGTGTCCGACATCAATGACAACGTCCCAGAGTTCTCTGAGGCCGAGTACGAAGCTGAAGTCTTAGAGACAGAGGCAGTGGGGACAAGCTTGCTCACATTATCTGCTGCAGACCCCGATGAAGGAGCAAACGGAAGAGTCAGTTACAGTATTTTCCAGCAGAGTCCCTCATCACACCCTGATGTTTTTGAGCTGGACTCTTCCAGTGGGACTCTGCGGCTGGCCCAGCCTCTGGACTACTCTGAGGTGAAGGTGTACAGGCTGAAGGTTCAGGCCTCTGACGGGGGGACGCCCTCTCTGATTGGGAACGGCTCTGTGGTGGTGAAGGTGAAGGATGTGAACAACAACCCGCCTGAGTTCAGTAAGGAAAGCTACGACGTGGCCGTCCCTGAGAACCTGGCGAACGGTGCGTCCATCCTGAGGCTGGAGGTCACTGACAGGGACGAG GGAGGATTTGCAGGAACTCTGCAGATCCTTCCAGAATCGACTCCTTTCTCCATCGGCTCTGATGGGACAATCACAGTGACGGACTCCACAGCTCTGGACAGAGAGGCCACAGAAAGGATCACGTTCCAG GTTGAAGCGAGAGAGGCCACACCACCAAACCACGTCACAACAGCAAATGTGAATGTTACTCTTCTGGATGAGAACGACAACAGCCCTGAATTCACCAGCAACAAGTACACAGGCAGAGTCTTCACCAACCAGACAGAGGGGATGTTTGTGGTGAAG GTTGAGGCTGATGACCCGGATGCAGGTGTGAACGGACAGATCAAATACTCCATTGACTTTGGGAATCTAAACAACTACTTCTCCATTGACGAAGACAGCGGCACTATCACTCTAACGAAGATCATTCGGGTGGAAGCACATAAAACCTTGGAGCTCTTATTGTTCATAACAGCCAGAGATG GGGGCGTAGTATCCCGCTCTGCCTCCGCACAGGTGGAGATCCTCGCTGTTGGAGATTCTAGACCAAAGTTCACGCAACGCACCTACAGTggcaccacagaagaagagagggaacCAGGGACGATGATTGTGAAG gttgaCTTCTTGGCAACAGGAGAAATTCCTGTGACCCTCCAAGTTGAGACCGAGTCTGACAAGTTCGCCATCTCCCCCAGTGGTGAGTTCACCACCAAAGTGAAGCTCGACTATGACGAGGGCCCGCACAACTACTCAGTGGAAATCTCCATCTCTGACGGGGTCTCCAGTGACAGGGCAGTCGTGGAGGTTCGAGTCACTGACGTCAATGACAACAGTCCAGTTTTTGCCTCTGATTCTGTCACAAAATCAGTCCCTGAAGACGCAGAGGTAGGATCCAATGTGACTGCAGTTCCAGctacagacaaagacagcagcttCAACAAGGAGCTCCGATACTCGTTGAGAGGAGGCGAGGGGAGGTTCTCTGTTGACCCCGTGTCTGCCATGGTGACTGTGGCTGGGGCTCTCGACAGGGAGACCAAGGCAGAGTACAACCTGCTTCTGGTGGCTGAAGATCAGGGGCGTCCGGCCAGGTCGGCTACAGCCACCCTGCTGGTCCAGGTGTCCGACATCAACGACAACGTCCCCAAGTTCTCTGAGGCCGAGTACGAAGCTGAAGTCTTAGAGACAGAGGCAGTGGGGACAAGCTTGCTCACATTATCTGCTGTAGACCCCGATGACGGAGCAAACGGAAGAGTCAGTTACAGTATTTTCCAGCAGAGTCCCTCATCAGACCCTGCTGTTTTTGAGCTGGACTCTTCCAGTGGGACTCTGCGGCTGGCCCAGCCTCTGGACTACTCTGAGGTGAAGGTGTACAGGCTGAAGGTTCAGGCCTCTGACGGGGGGACGCCCTCTCTGATTGGGAACGGCTCTGTGGTGGTGAAGGTGAAGGACGTGAACAACAACCCGCCTGAGTTCAGTAAGGAAAGCTACGACGTGGCCGTCCCTGAGAACCTGGCGAGCGGCGCGTCCATCCTGAGGCTGGAGGTCACTGACAGGGACGAG GGTGGATTCTCCAGCGGTTTCTTCCTGTACGCCAACGACACGTTTGACATCAACAAACAGGGTGTGGTCTCCCTGAGGACAGACGCCACCTTGGACAGAGAGACAAGGGACAGTTACTTATTACAG gtcGTGGCGGTGGACCAGGTCTCTGACGGTCTGAGAGCCACAGCTCAGCTCAACATCACTGTCCTGGACTATAATGACAACACCCCGCAGTTCCCAGGCATCCCAGACCCCCTGTGGATCCCCGAGGGCCAGTACTCAGAGGAAAGCCCAGGAAATATTTTCACCATCACCGCCACAGACGCCGACCTGGGCCTGAACGGAGAGGTCACACtgtccctcccctcccctcaccCGCTCTTCAGGTTCAGAGAG GATGGGACGCTGCTGGCTGTTGGAGCTCTGGACCGGGAGAGCAGGGAAACATACGACCTGGTCGTTAAAGCATCAGACAAGGGAGACCCCCAGAGAGAG AACGTCACCACCGTCACCGTCCGCCTCACTGACGTCAACGACAACAGGCCTGAGTTCAGCTTCAGCAGCTACGTCAGCAGCGTCCTGCTGAAAGACGCCGAGGAagggaagctgctgctgaccCTGGAGGCCACCGACAGGGACGCCGGGAACAACTCGCTCATCAGCTACAG CTTCAGTGCAGGAAGTTCTCCATATTTGGCCCTGAACAGTGAGACTGGGGCGGTGaccttgacctctgaccttgcTGATGTCACAGAGGACACCACACTGGAGCTGACAGCCATGGCCAAAGACCACGGCCTGCCTCCTCTGAACTCCACAG CTCGTGTTGTCGTGAACCTGAGGCTCGTCAGTCTGGTGGAGGGCGTGGCCTTCCAAAGCCCCTCCTACAACTTCAGCCTACCTGAGAACCAGGTGACAGGGGCGACAGTGGGGAGAGTCTGGGCCTCTTCAGGAAGTCACCTGTATGATGTCACCTACacgctgaaaacacacactgacctgttCTCTGTCGACGCCAGCGGAGCCATCCAGACCAAAAGTCCCCTGgacaaagaaaaggaggagTGGTACTTCCTGGACGTGGAGGCAGTGGACACAAGGACCCCCCCAACCTCAGCTGTGACGATG GTCAGAGTTCAGGTGGAGGATGTGAACGAGGCTCCTCAGTTTCCCTCTGAGCCTTACAAGGCCTCCGTCTTCAGCATCGCCCCGTATAAAACGCCCGTCGTCCATGTCAAG GCCTCAGACCCCGACATGGGTGATGAGGGTCAGCTGGTCTACAGCCTCTCAGCAGACAGTCCTTATTTTGACATGGACCCGTCCTCTGGGCTGGTCTACGTGGTGTCGGCAGCAGGTCTGGCTGGAAACACGGCTGCAGTGGAGGTGAAGGCCACAGACCCTGGAGGACTTGTTGCTACAACCACGGTGGAG GTGGTGGTCTGGGGGGGTGCGAGCAGCAATGATGTGGTGACCATGTCTCTGAACCAGCCTGCAAACACTGTGGAGAAAAAAGCACCAGAACTGGAGAA GTCTCTGGGAGCAGCTCTGAGCTGGACCGTGAAGATCCTGGGGGTGTGGAGCTCTGACGGAGGAACCATTGAGTCCAGAGCTGCTGTGAGGACTCTGCTCAGCTTCATCGCTGTGGATGGAGAGGAGGTTGTTTCTGCTGAAGATGTCACAAA GAAGCTGCAGAGCCAATCAGATGCTGTGAGGGCGGAGCTTATCAAACTGTTTGGGGAGGAGCTTCATTTCAATGTGGAGGCGAAGCCTGAAAGCCCCGCCCCCGACCAGGCTGGGGTCATCGCTCTGGGCGTCATGTTGGCCCTGAGCATTCTGGGATTGATCCTCACCACTGTCTTCATCATCAG GCTGAAGAGGAACCAGAAACATCAGGATTCGGACAAGGAGCTTTTTGCCATTGACCAACATGCTGAAGTTTTCAC GACCTGGTCTCAGGAGACTCCCGAAACCTCCGAGCAG GGACAGACGGGGTCTCAGGAGGTGAGAGAGGAGGGCAAGCAGACGGACAGTGGGATTTGA